From Thermoanaerobacterium sp. PSU-2:
CCCTATAAAGCTTAACCTTCCTAAAGGTGGAAGTCAGTACGATGTCATAGTAGTAGGAGCAGAGCCGGAAGGCGTTGCTGCTGCAAGGTCTGCTGCAAAAAACGACGCCAAAGTATTAATAATTGACAAGCACGATGGCCCTGGTGGCCTAATGACGTACGGCATGTTAAATACCATAGACATGAGTGTATCTCCTAATGGCACATTGCTTACACAAGGCACATTTAAAGAGTTTTTTAAAGGCATAGGCTCCAAAAACTCCTTCGATGTGAAAAAGGCAAAAGAAGTATTCTCAAAGCTTTTGAGCCTTCCAAACATTACCCAGTCGTACAACACTGTATTTGAAAAGCCTATAATGGATGGAAACAAGATAATAGGCATAACAGCATTAAAGGACGGAAAAGAAGTAAACTACTACGGCAAAAGGATAATCGACGCAACACAGGATGCTTCAGTTGCAGCATCTGCAGGTGTGCCTTACATAATCGGCGCAGAAGACATGGGTGTAAAAGGCAAAGTACAAGCATCGACACTTGTATTTAGATTGAAAGGCATAGACTGGGACAACCTAATAAAAATAATAAAATACGAAAAAAAGATACCAGAAACGTATA
This genomic window contains:
- a CDS encoding FAD-dependent oxidoreductase; translation: PIKLNLPKGGSQYDVIVVGAEPEGVAAARSAAKNDAKVLIIDKHDGPGGLMTYGMLNTIDMSVSPNGTLLTQGTFKEFFKGIGSKNSFDVKKAKEVFSKLLSLPNITQSYNTVFEKPIMDGNKIIGITALKDGKEVNYYGKRIIDATQDASVAASAGVPYIIGAEDMGVKGKVQASTLVFRLKGIDWDNLIKIIKYEKKIPETYINDTSANGFLSITKNYKPSTPMLRLRGLNLGRQDDGTVLVNALLIYGVDGLNQSSIERGMELAKKELPRIVQFFRENIPGFEKVQLDGTADELYIR